The Rhizobium sp. ZPR4 DNA segment CGCCTTGAAGGCTTCCGGTTCCTGCTGTTCAAAACGTTCCGCCGCTTCCGTATCGACGCCGCCCCAGCGCGACACCGTCGTCAGAATGAAGTTGGATTCGACATGGGAAGCGCCTGCACTCGCGGCGACATCGAGATCGCCCGTCGTATCAATGACGACATCACCGAGGATTGCCTGCATCCCGTCCTTGGTCTGGCAGATGACGCCCTTGATCGTGCCGCCCTCGACGATCGCCGAGGAAAACCAGCTGTGGGTTCTGAGCTTGATCTTCGCTTCGCCGATCATGTCATAGGCGGCGCGCTTGAAGGCGTCGGGATCGAAGGCGGCCGAAAAGCAGATCGGGTGCGGCATTGCCTGTGTGTGGAAATCGAAGAGGCCCCATCGCGCCCAACGCTGCCAGGCCTCCGGCGTGTCGCGGAATTCGATCAGGCGGTCACGGTCGGTCGGTGTCACGCAGAGATCCCACCGCTTCATGCGCTCGATCATCTCCATGCAGATGCCGCGCACCGTGATTTCGAGCTCGTTGATCATATCGTCGAGCACCAGCACCATGCCGCCGGCAGCAAGCCCGCCGACATAGGGATAGCGTTCGAGAAGGGTGACGCTTGCGCCATTGCGCGCTGCCGATACGGCTGCTGCAATTCCGGCAGGCCCCCCGCCGACGACAACCACATCGGAGCGATCGACGACACGGATATCCCGTGCAGGCTGGTGAATAACCTGTTCCATTGGTGTTCCCTCGATGTTTTCTAAGTTTTAGTGCTGTCCGGCCGGCTTCCAGCGGATCATCTTGGCTTCTGCGACCGAGACGATGAAGAAGAGGATCACGGCAAGCAGGGCGGCGATGACCACCGTCGCGTAAAGCAGCGGCGAGCGGAAATTATAGGTCGCCTCGATGATGAGAGCGCCGAGCCCGAAGCTGGAGCCGATCCACTCCGCCACTATCGCGCCCATGACGCTGCTGGTGGCAGCGATCTTCAAGGCGGCGAAGAGGAATGGCAGCGAGCTCGGCAGGCGAACCTTCCAGAGGATCTCGGAGTTGCTGGCCGAGAGCACCCGCATCAGGTCGAGCATGGCGGGGCTTGCCGAGCGAAGTCCCTGGACCATGTTGACCAGCGTCGGGAAGAAACAGATCAGGCCGGCGATGATGATCTTCGGGGCAACGCCGTTGCCGAAGATCAGCACCAGGATCGGCGCAAGCGCGATGATCGGGATCGCCTTGACGAAGACGGCGATCGGATAGAAGGCCTTCTCCGCGGTGGCGCTGTGGACGAACCAGATTGCCAGCATGATGGCGATAAGATTGCCGAAGACAAAGCCGAGAACGGCCTCGAGTACCGTCGGCAGGAGGTTTCTAGTGAGCGTCGCGGCATTGTCGCGAAAGGCATAGAGGACGTCGAGCGGGCTTGGCGCCATGAAGGTCGGGATCTTGAAGATCCAGATGACCGCCTGCCACAGCACGATGCAGCCGAGTGCCGCAAGGATTGCCGGCATGTGCGAGGAGAGGACGCCGACGGTTGCGTCGAGGATGGCGACTTTGCGCGGCGCCTTGGCGATGCGGCCGATGTCGGAGTGGATGGCATTGCTCATATGCATTCCTCCAGCAGCGCACGGAGATGCGCGGTCACCTTGATGAAGTCGACGGTGTCGCGCATCGCAAGCGAGCGCGGATAGGGGAGGTCGACTTTCATGTACTCCTTCACCCTCCCGGGATGGGCCTGCAGCATCAGCACATGCTGGCCGAGGAAGACCGCCTCCGGGATGGAATGGGTGACGAAGACGATGGTTGTGCCGGTTTCGCGCCAGATGCGTAAGAGTTCTTCATTGAGCTTGTCGCGGGTGATTTCGTCGAGCGCGCCGAAGGGCTCATCCATCAAAAGAATGCGCGGCTTGGTCACAAGGGCGCGGGCGATGGCGACACGCTGGCGCATGCCACCCGACAGTTCGTGCGGCAGGGCCTTTTCACGCCCCTTCAGGCCAACGAGCGCCAGCAGCTCCATGGGATCGGCATAGGCGCTCTTGTCATGCTTGCCGACTTCCAGCGGCAGGCGGACATTGTCGATGACACTTCGCCAGGGCAGAAGCGTCGCTTCCTGGAAGACGAAGGCGAAGTCACGGCCCTGACGCGCTTCGCGCGGCGGCCGGCCGAATACCGAAACCGAACCATCGCTGATGTCAACGAGATCGGCGATACAGCGGAGCAGCGTCGACTTGCCGCAGCCGGACGGCCCGAGCATCGTCACGAATGACCCCTCGGGAATGTCGACCGAGACATTGGAGAGTGCGGTGAACTCATTGCCCTTGTCGCCGAAGCGGATGTCGAGATCCCGAATGGAAACGGCAAGTCTTGCCGTTTCAGCTGCTGGTAGCGGCTGTGGCTGCTTGATGGTGGCGGCGCTCATCATGGCATTCACCCGATCTGCTTGCGGATTTCGGTCGTTGCGTCGAGGATCGCCATGGTAGCGACGTCATCGACGGTCGGCGTGGTGCCTGTGAATTGCTTGAGGTCGGCATAGGCCTTGATCTGGGCGGCCCAATTGTCCTTGTTCATCGCACCCCAGCCGGTCTGCTTGGTGCTGTCGCCGAAGGAGAAATCGATGACGGGATGGACGGCCTCGAGTTCGCTCGCCTTGTCGAGATTGGGATAGGCGTCGACCAGCATGTCGACGGCTTCTTCCGGATGGTCGCGCACATAGCCCCAGCCCTTGGCGGCGGCTGTGGTGAAGCGCACCAGCACGTCGGAATGTTTGTCGAGCTGCTCGTCGGTCGTGTAGTAGACATTGGCATAGAGCTGCAGGCCCGCATCCCAGAGCATCATGTCGACGCGCTCGTCGCCGAGCACCTTCAGTGCATTGGTGTTCGTCACCCACCCGGTAACCGCATCAGCCTGACCGGTGATCAACTGGTTCATGTCGGAACCCATGTTGACCATCTTCACTTTGTCTTCCGGAATGCCGTTTTGCGCGAGAAGGGCGCGCAGAAGGATGAAGGCGGTCGGCTGCGTCGCGATCGTCTTGCCGATCATGTCCTTCGGCTCGCGGATCGGCGATTTCTTCAACGAGAAATATGTAAATGGATGCTTACGGTATCCGGCGAGAAACGCCTTGACCGGCATGCCGGCGGAACGCGCGAGCATGACCGACGGGCTCGAGGAAATCTGGCCGATAGCGGATTGGCCTGCTGCCACACCGGCAACGCCATCGACATTCGGGCCGCCGGGGACGATGGTGAGATTGATGCCCTGCTCGGTGAAGAAGCCCTTTTTCTGAGCTGCGACCTCGCCAAGCAGGCCGTTCGAGGCAAGCCAGCCGAGCTGCATGCGAACCTCGGCAACATCGGCCGCCTTGCCGGCGCGAATGCCGACGAAAGTCTGCGTTGCGGCAAGACCTCCGACCAAGGCAGCGTTGGAAAGAAAGCGGCGGCGATTCATCATGAATTGTGACATTCTGACAGTTCCCCTGTTGATTGGGCGATCGGACTTTGCGTCTCGTTATCCACCAATACCGGGATGATGGGGGAATTCAGTGTTCTAATAAAGAACAATTATGCGCACTATCGATTGCCAAAAAGGCAACGGTCAACGTGAGCAAAGGTGCTGCGGATCAATCCGCAGCCCGGTAACATCTGGAGAATATGCCGCCCTGCGGCGCCTTTAGCCGAGGGTCTTGCCGCGTCCAATCCCATAGGTCAGCGCGAGCGCACCGACAAGGACGGCACCCTTGATGAAGTCCTGCGTGTAGTAGGGCGCGTTCAGCATTGTCAGCCCGTTCAGCAGCACACCGACGAAGACCGCACCGATTGTCGTGCCGAGAACGTTGGGACGGCGCAGCCCCAGGACGGCAAAGCCGATGAGCGAGGCTGCGACGGAATCCATCAGCAGCGAGGCGCCGGAGGAGACATCGCCGCGGCCGACGCGGGCGGCGACAATGATGCCGCCAAGCGAAGCGAGAACGCCGGAAAGCACATAGGCAAAGGTCTTCACGCGGGCGATATTGGCACCGGCCAGCCGTGTTGCGGCTTCATTGCCTCCGGTCGCATAGAGAAGGCGGCCAAGGCGCGTGCGCTCCGTGAGGACATGGAGTACGAAGGCCACGACAAGCATCAGAATGACGGGAAAGGGGATCGTGCCGAACAGGCTTGAACGTCCTATCGTCAAAAAGGCAGGGTCGACCTTGCCGATCGCCTTCGTGCCATCGGGAAGGATCAGGCCTACGGAGATCGAACGTCCGGCTGTCGGGATCAGCTGTAGCCCGGTGAGCAGGAACATGGTGGAGAGGGTAGCGAGCAGATCCGGCACCTTCAGCCGAACGATCAGCAGGGCATTGGCAAGCCCGACGATCGCGCCGAAAGCAAGCACCAGCGGCACGGTCTCATAGACGTTGAGGTTCCAGACGATCATCGCATAGCTGGCGGCCATGACGCTGGAGGCGGCCACGGCGCCGACGGAAAGATCGAAGCCGCCGATGGCCAGCGTCACCGTGACGCCGGCGCCGATGATGGCGACGACCGAAACCGCCTGCAGAATGCTCATCAGATTGTTGATGTTGATGAAGGCGGGCTGGGCGGAGCTGAAGATGATGATGAGGGCAAGGAGGAGGAGAAATACCGCTCCCCGCCGCACGAACTCTTGCGGCGATATCGTATGGTTGGCCGGCCTGATCTGTTCGGGGATTTCTGCAGTACCTTCACTCATCAGGCATATTCCTTGTTCTGTCCGCTGCCTGAGGCCGCATCAACGACTTCTTTGAGGCCATGATGTTCCATCAGCAGTACCCGGTCGGCGACTTCGAGTGCTTCTTCCGGATCGGATGTGGCGATCAGCGTCGCGCGATCGGTATGGGCGCGTATGGCTGCGATGATGTCCTGACGGGCGCCAACATCGACCCCCTGGAAGGGCTCGTCGAGAAGCATGAGCCGGCTTGGCTCGGCCTCCCAGCGCGCGAGCACGACCTTTTGCTGATTGCCGCCGGAAAGAGACCAGACGGATGACTCGGGACCGGAGGCCTTTATGCCGAGGCGCCGAATGGCCCTTTCTCCTTCGCGGCTTTCTCGCCCGGAAAACAGGAAGCCCGACGGATACCAATGCTTCAGATGCGGCAGGCTGATGGTCGCCGCAATGCTCTCTCCCGGCCAGTCCGACGGCATGAGCGAAGAGCGATGCCGGTCGGCGGCAGCCATGACGACGCCTCGTGCGATTGCATCTGCAGGCGAGGCTGGTTGAAATGCGGTGCCATCCAAACATACGGTGCCCGCCGCAAAGCGGTCGAGACCGAAAAGGGTTGATAGAAGCCGGCTCTTACCGGCGCCGAGAACACCGGTAATGGCGACGACCTCGCCAGCGTGAAGCCTGAGATCGATCGGTGGGCTGTCGGCAAACAGCTGCGCGCCCTGAAGTTCCAGTATGGTTCGGTCGAACTGCCCCCGACGCTGCGGGCGGGCCGCTTTCATCGAACGGCCGATCATGGTTTCGATGGCCGCATCGAAGTCGATCGGTTGCGAGAAGGCGCCGACATTACGACCGCCCCGCAGGACGACCACCCGGTCGGCGAGCGCATCGAGATCGGCCGTGCGATGCGATATATAGAGAATGCCCAGGCCCCGTGCTTTCAACCGGCGGACGATCTCATAGAGCCGTGCCGTCTCGCGTGCAGAGAGGCTCGCCGTCGGCTCGTCGAGGATCAGCAGCTGCGCCTTGTTGGAAAGGGCGCGGGCAATGGCGATCATCTGTCGGTCGGCTGTGCCCAGATCACCAAAATCCCGGTCGAGCGGCAGGTCGAAACCAGCTTCCGACAGGATGGCTTCCGCCTTTCTCCGCACCGAACGCCTCGACAGAAAAAAGGGTTGGCGTCCGTCGACGAATTGATTGAGCAGCAGCGCGTCCGCGACCGAAAGGCCGGCGATGCCGACGACGCCGGTCGACTGATGTACGGTGACGACGCCCCGCACTGTTGCCTCGGCCGGGCCTTCCGGGCGATAATCCGAGCCGTTCCACAGTATCCTGCCTGAATCGGCCCGGTGAATGCCGGAGAGGATTTTTACCAGTGTCGACTTGCCGGCTCCGTTGGCTCCCATCAGCGCGACGATCTCGCCGCGGTCGACCGTCAGGGACGCTCCCGCTAAGGCCTGTGTCGAGCCGAAGGCAAGCGAGAGATTTTGGGCATCCAGCAAGGTCATGAGCGAGGGTTCGATGATCGTCTGCGATACTCGTAAGCCACTGACGGTCAATCACAAGGGCGCGCCTTGCTTTGTTCACTTAATCTATAGAATAAATTTTTGCGGAGCTTCGGTCCAGCTTTGTCGGGAGGCTGGATGGGTTGGTGGCCAGGTCAATCAAACGCTGTCCGGGTCAGCTAACCGGGAGTTAAATTTGTCTGGAATTCCGAGAGAGCCGAAAAACCCTTCCTTTAATCTACTAATTTTATAGACAATATAAAACGCTTGAATATCAAGAATTTCCGTGATCGCGATGGCTTGGGCCGCGCCCGTACGGAGACATTTGGCAGGAGTTTTTATGGATACAGTGCTCTACCTTGCTTCTCTTGCAACTCGGCCAAGCCTTGCCGCAACCAAGCGCGTCTGGTCGATCTTGCAGCATTTCCTGGCGGGCCTGATGGTTCTCTTCTCCCTTTTGGTGCTGCTGCACGCTCTTTGCGGAAGCTGAGGCCTCGAGCCTCGATCAAGGGTCGGGTAACGAAGCAAGGAAAGGCCCGGCGTGCCGCATGTGAACGCCGGGCCTTATGCAGTTACTTGATGCTGTTCAGATCGACACCCTTGGTTTCGCGAACGAAGATAAGACCGATGACGAGGGTCATCGCAGCGATCGCGATCGGGTACCAGAGGCCATAATAGATATCGCCCTTGGCGGCGCTCATGGCGAAGACCGTTGCCGGCAGCAGACCGCCGAACCAGCCGTTGCCGATGTGATAAGGCAGCGACATGCCGGTATAGCGGATGCGGGTCGGGAACATCTCCACCAGGATTGCGGCGATCGGGCCGTAAACCATGGTCACATAGATCACGAGGATCGTCAGAATGAGGATGGTCAGCGGCCAATTGATGGCCGCGGGATCGGCAACCATCTTGAAGGCCCCGCCATTGGCGATGGTGTAGACCGGCATGTCGGTGGCGCCGCCAGCCTGATCCGCCGTCAGAAGCTTCGCCTTGACGAGGTCGGCGACCGGCGTGACCGTCTTGTCGCCCGCCCGCACGGTTGCCGCGTTGAGCGCGAGTTCGGGATTGGCGGCGATGAAGGCATCCAGCTTGGCGTCCGGCACCTTGGCG contains these protein-coding regions:
- a CDS encoding ABC transporter permease gives rise to the protein MSNAIHSDIGRIAKAPRKVAILDATVGVLSSHMPAILAALGCIVLWQAVIWIFKIPTFMAPSPLDVLYAFRDNAATLTRNLLPTVLEAVLGFVFGNLIAIMLAIWFVHSATAEKAFYPIAVFVKAIPIIALAPILVLIFGNGVAPKIIIAGLICFFPTLVNMVQGLRSASPAMLDLMRVLSASNSEILWKVRLPSSLPFLFAALKIAATSSVMGAIVAEWIGSSFGLGALIIEATYNFRSPLLYATVVIAALLAVILFFIVSVAEAKMIRWKPAGQH
- a CDS encoding FAD-dependent oxidoreductase codes for the protein MEQVIHQPARDIRVVDRSDVVVVGGGPAGIAAAVSAARNGASVTLLERYPYVGGLAAGGMVLVLDDMINELEITVRGICMEMIERMKRWDLCVTPTDRDRLIEFRDTPEAWQRWARWGLFDFHTQAMPHPICFSAAFDPDAFKRAAYDMIGEAKIKLRTHSWFSSAIVEGGTIKGVICQTKDGMQAILGDVVIDTTGDLDVAASAGASHVESNFILTTVSRWGGVDTEAAERFEQQEPEAFKALDHEAKRLIGGCWSFWWLKTPLPGVVWLNCPHMPTLSGLKVEDLTKAEMEGRSRIAKLLDFAREKMPGFENAYVVDFAPQTGVRQTRLLQGDYVVTKDDVMTRRHFADTVCRGRDYYTPYRAMLPREVDQLIVAGRHYSSTPQAQKSSREIPPCMAMGEAAGVAATVALNAGTTVRKADVRAIQKQMRAQGADPGDIPSENATYLEAAE
- a CDS encoding ABC transporter substrate-binding protein, producing MSQFMMNRRRFLSNAALVGGLAATQTFVGIRAGKAADVAEVRMQLGWLASNGLLGEVAAQKKGFFTEQGINLTIVPGGPNVDGVAGVAAGQSAIGQISSSPSVMLARSAGMPVKAFLAGYRKHPFTYFSLKKSPIREPKDMIGKTIATQPTAFILLRALLAQNGIPEDKVKMVNMGSDMNQLITGQADAVTGWVTNTNALKVLGDERVDMMLWDAGLQLYANVYYTTDEQLDKHSDVLVRFTTAAAKGWGYVRDHPEEAVDMLVDAYPNLDKASELEAVHPVIDFSFGDSTKQTGWGAMNKDNWAAQIKAYADLKQFTGTTPTVDDVATMAILDATTEIRKQIG
- a CDS encoding ABC transporter permease, whose amino-acid sequence is MSEGTAEIPEQIRPANHTISPQEFVRRGAVFLLLLALIIIFSSAQPAFININNLMSILQAVSVVAIIGAGVTVTLAIGGFDLSVGAVAASSVMAASYAMIVWNLNVYETVPLVLAFGAIVGLANALLIVRLKVPDLLATLSTMFLLTGLQLIPTAGRSISVGLILPDGTKAIGKVDPAFLTIGRSSLFGTIPFPVILMLVVAFVLHVLTERTRLGRLLYATGGNEAATRLAGANIARVKTFAYVLSGVLASLGGIIVAARVGRGDVSSGASLLMDSVAASLIGFAVLGLRRPNVLGTTIGAVFVGVLLNGLTMLNAPYYTQDFIKGAVLVGALALTYGIGRGKTLG
- a CDS encoding sugar ABC transporter ATP-binding protein; amino-acid sequence: MTLLDAQNLSLAFGSTQALAGASLTVDRGEIVALMGANGAGKSTLVKILSGIHRADSGRILWNGSDYRPEGPAEATVRGVVTVHQSTGVVGIAGLSVADALLLNQFVDGRQPFFLSRRSVRRKAEAILSEAGFDLPLDRDFGDLGTADRQMIAIARALSNKAQLLILDEPTASLSARETARLYEIVRRLKARGLGILYISHRTADLDALADRVVVLRGGRNVGAFSQPIDFDAAIETMIGRSMKAARPQRRGQFDRTILELQGAQLFADSPPIDLRLHAGEVVAITGVLGAGKSRLLSTLFGLDRFAAGTVCLDGTAFQPASPADAIARGVVMAAADRHRSSLMPSDWPGESIAATISLPHLKHWYPSGFLFSGRESREGERAIRRLGIKASGPESSVWSLSGGNQQKVVLARWEAEPSRLMLLDEPFQGVDVGARQDIIAAIRAHTDRATLIATSDPEEALEVADRVLLMEHHGLKEVVDAASGSGQNKEYA
- a CDS encoding ABC transporter ATP-binding protein, whose translation is MMSAATIKQPQPLPAAETARLAVSIRDLDIRFGDKGNEFTALSNVSVDIPEGSFVTMLGPSGCGKSTLLRCIADLVDISDGSVSVFGRPPREARQGRDFAFVFQEATLLPWRSVIDNVRLPLEVGKHDKSAYADPMELLALVGLKGREKALPHELSGGMRQRVAIARALVTKPRILLMDEPFGALDEITRDKLNEELLRIWRETGTTIVFVTHSIPEAVFLGQHVLMLQAHPGRVKEYMKVDLPYPRSLAMRDTVDFIKVTAHLRALLEECI